The following coding sequences are from one Mytilus trossulus isolate FHL-02 chromosome 8, PNRI_Mtr1.1.1.hap1, whole genome shotgun sequence window:
- the LOC134680700 gene encoding cysteine-rich motor neuron 1 protein-like isoform X8, translating into MCRYILLLVVAVIGIQARSPPITHCPDAMCKMYCENGFKVGADGCEICECNQPSYCSDVTCLMYCEYGFATDADGCEICKCNKPPHCSDVTCNLYCENGFQTGDDGCEICKCNQPSHCSDVTCYMYCDNGFKVGADGCEKCECNKPSRCSDAMCYMNCEHGFEIGADGCEICKCNKPPHCSDAMCYMHCENGFKIGADGCEICECNKPSHCSDAMCYMNCENGFEIGADGCEICRCKKPSHCSDVMCTMYCENGFKVGTDGCEICECNQPSHCSDVMCAMYCENGFKVGADGCEICECNKPSHCSDAMCYMNCEHGFEISADGCEICKCNKPPHCPDAMCEMYCENGFKVGPDGCEICECNKPSHCSDAMCYMNCEHGFEIGADGCEICKCNKPPHCSDVTCNLYCEYGYKVGSDGCEKCKCNKRPRVVSRSGRR; encoded by the exons CCCACTGTCCTGATGCTATGTGTAAAATGTACTGTGAAAATGGATTTAAAGTCGGCGCTGATGGATGCGAGATATGTGAATGCAACCAGCCAT CATATTGTTCCGATGTGACATGTCTTATGTACTGTGAATATGGATTTGCAACCGATGCTGATGGTTGCGAGATATGTAAATGCAACAAGCCAC CCCACTGTTCCGATGTCACATGTAATTTGTACTGTGAGAATGGGTTTCAAACTGGTGATGATGGATGCGAGATATGTAAATGCAACCAGCCAT CCCACTGTTCTGATGTTACGTGTTATATGTACTGTGATAATGGCTTTAAAGTTGGTGCTGATGGTTGCGAGAAGTGTGAATGCAACAAGCCAT CTCGTTGTTCCGATGCGATGTGTTATATGAACTGTGAACATGGGTTTGAAATTGGTGCCGATGGCTGTGAGATATGTAAATGTAACAAACCAC CCCACTGTTCCGATGCCATGTGTTATATGCACTGTGAAAACGGATTTAAAATCGGCGCTGACGGATGTGAGATATGCGAATGCAACAAGCCAT CCCATTGTTCCGATGCGATGTGTTATatgaactgtgaaaatgggTTTGAAATTGGTGCTGATGGGTGCGAAATATGTCGATGCAAAAAACCAT CCCACTGTTCCGATGTGATGTGTACTATGTACTGTGAAAACGGATTTAAAGTCGGTACTGATGGATGTGAGATATGTGAATGCAACCAGCCAT CCCATTGTTCTGATGTGATGTGTGCTATGTACTGTGAAAACGGATTTAAAGTCGGCGCTGACGGATGTGAGATATGCGAATGCAACAAGCCAT CCCATTGTTCCGATGCGATGTGTTATATGAACTGTGAACATGGGTTTGAAATTAGTGCTGATGGCTGCGAGATATGTAAATGTAACAAACCAC CTCACTGTCCCGATGCTATGTGTGAAATGTACTGTGAAAACGGATTTAAAGTCGGACCTGATGGATGTGAGATATGTGAATGCAACAAGCCAT CCCATTGTTCCGATGCGATGTGTTATATGAACTGTGAACATGGTTTTGAAATTGGTGCTGATGGCTGCGAGATATGTAAATGCAACAAGCCAC CCCATTGTTCCGATGTGACTTGCAATTTATACTGTGAATATGGATACAAAGTTGGTTCTGATGGATGTGAGAAATGTAAATGCAACAAGCGAC CTCGAGTTGTTTCACGCTCAGGACGAAGATAA
- the LOC134680700 gene encoding cysteine-rich motor neuron 1 protein-like isoform X7 — MCRYILLLVVAVIGIQARSPPITHCPDAMCKMYCENGFKVGADGCEICECNQPSYCSDVTCLMYCEYGFATDADGCEICKCNKPPHCSDVTCNLYCENGFQTGDDGCEICKCNQPSHCSDVTCYMYCDNGFKVGADGCEKCECNKPSRCSDAMCYMNCEHGFEIGADGCEICKCNKPPHCSDAMCYMHCENGFKIGADGCEICECNKPSHCSDAMCYMNCENGFEIGADGCEICRCKKPSHCSDVMCTMYCENGFKVGTDGCEICECNQPSHCSDAMCYMNCENGFEIGADGCEICQCKKPSHCSDAMCYMNCEHGFEISADGCEICKCNKPPHCPDAMCEMYCENGFKVGPDGCEICECNKPSHCSDAMCYMNCEHGFEIGADGCEICKCNKPPHCSDVTCNLYCEYGYKVGSDGCEKCKCNKRPRVVSRSGRR; from the exons CCCACTGTCCTGATGCTATGTGTAAAATGTACTGTGAAAATGGATTTAAAGTCGGCGCTGATGGATGCGAGATATGTGAATGCAACCAGCCAT CATATTGTTCCGATGTGACATGTCTTATGTACTGTGAATATGGATTTGCAACCGATGCTGATGGTTGCGAGATATGTAAATGCAACAAGCCAC CCCACTGTTCCGATGTCACATGTAATTTGTACTGTGAGAATGGGTTTCAAACTGGTGATGATGGATGCGAGATATGTAAATGCAACCAGCCAT CCCACTGTTCTGATGTTACGTGTTATATGTACTGTGATAATGGCTTTAAAGTTGGTGCTGATGGTTGCGAGAAGTGTGAATGCAACAAGCCAT CTCGTTGTTCCGATGCGATGTGTTATATGAACTGTGAACATGGGTTTGAAATTGGTGCCGATGGCTGTGAGATATGTAAATGTAACAAACCAC CCCACTGTTCCGATGCCATGTGTTATATGCACTGTGAAAACGGATTTAAAATCGGCGCTGACGGATGTGAGATATGCGAATGCAACAAGCCAT CCCATTGTTCCGATGCGATGTGTTATatgaactgtgaaaatgggTTTGAAATTGGTGCTGATGGGTGCGAAATATGTCGATGCAAAAAACCAT CCCACTGTTCCGATGTGATGTGTACTATGTACTGTGAAAACGGATTTAAAGTCGGTACTGATGGATGTGAGATATGTGAATGCAACCAGCCAT CTCATTGTTCCGATGCGATGTGCTACatgaactgtgaaaatgggTTTGAAATTGGTGCTGATGGGTGCGAGATATGTCAATGCAAAAAACCAT CCCATTGTTCCGATGCGATGTGTTATATGAACTGTGAACATGGGTTTGAAATTAGTGCTGATGGCTGCGAGATATGTAAATGTAACAAACCAC CTCACTGTCCCGATGCTATGTGTGAAATGTACTGTGAAAACGGATTTAAAGTCGGACCTGATGGATGTGAGATATGTGAATGCAACAAGCCAT CCCATTGTTCCGATGCGATGTGTTATATGAACTGTGAACATGGTTTTGAAATTGGTGCTGATGGCTGCGAGATATGTAAATGCAACAAGCCAC CCCATTGTTCCGATGTGACTTGCAATTTATACTGTGAATATGGATACAAAGTTGGTTCTGATGGATGTGAGAAATGTAAATGCAACAAGCGAC CTCGAGTTGTTTCACGCTCAGGACGAAGATAA
- the LOC134680700 gene encoding cysteine-rich motor neuron 1 protein-like isoform X21: MCRYILLLVVAVIGIQARSPPITHCPDAMCKMYCENGFKVGADGCEICECNQPSYCSDVTCLMYCEYGFATDADGCEICKCNKPPHCSDVTCYMYCDNGFKVGADGCEKCECNKPSHCSDAMCYMNCENGFEIGADGCEICRCKKPSHCSDVMCTMYCENGFKVGTDGCEICECNQPSHCSDVMCAMYCENGFKVGADGCEICECNKPSHCSDAMCYMNCENGFEIGADGCEICQCKKPSHCSDAMCYMNCEHGFEISADGCEICKCNKPPHCPDAMCEMYCENGFKVGPDGCEICECNKPSHCSDAMCYMNCEHGFEIGADGCEICKCNKPPHCSDVTCNLYCEYGYKVGSDGCEKCKCNKRPRVVSRSGRR, from the exons CCCACTGTCCTGATGCTATGTGTAAAATGTACTGTGAAAATGGATTTAAAGTCGGCGCTGATGGATGCGAGATATGTGAATGCAACCAGCCAT CATATTGTTCCGATGTGACATGTCTTATGTACTGTGAATATGGATTTGCAACCGATGCTGATGGTTGCGAGATATGTAAATGCAACAAGCCAC CCCACTGTTCTGATGTTACGTGTTATATGTACTGTGATAATGGCTTTAAAGTTGGTGCTGATGGTTGCGAGAAGTGTGAATGCAACAAGCCAT CCCATTGTTCCGATGCGATGTGTTATatgaactgtgaaaatgggTTTGAAATTGGTGCTGATGGGTGCGAAATATGTCGATGCAAAAAACCAT CCCACTGTTCCGATGTGATGTGTACTATGTACTGTGAAAACGGATTTAAAGTCGGTACTGATGGATGTGAGATATGTGAATGCAACCAGCCAT CCCATTGTTCTGATGTGATGTGTGCTATGTACTGTGAAAACGGATTTAAAGTCGGCGCTGACGGATGTGAGATATGCGAATGCAACAAGCCAT CTCATTGTTCCGATGCGATGTGCTACatgaactgtgaaaatgggTTTGAAATTGGTGCTGATGGGTGCGAGATATGTCAATGCAAAAAACCAT CCCATTGTTCCGATGCGATGTGTTATATGAACTGTGAACATGGGTTTGAAATTAGTGCTGATGGCTGCGAGATATGTAAATGTAACAAACCAC CTCACTGTCCCGATGCTATGTGTGAAATGTACTGTGAAAACGGATTTAAAGTCGGACCTGATGGATGTGAGATATGTGAATGCAACAAGCCAT CCCATTGTTCCGATGCGATGTGTTATATGAACTGTGAACATGGTTTTGAAATTGGTGCTGATGGCTGCGAGATATGTAAATGCAACAAGCCAC CCCATTGTTCCGATGTGACTTGCAATTTATACTGTGAATATGGATACAAAGTTGGTTCTGATGGATGTGAGAAATGTAAATGCAACAAGCGAC CTCGAGTTGTTTCACGCTCAGGACGAAGATAA
- the LOC134680700 gene encoding cysteine-rich motor neuron 1 protein-like isoform X12 has protein sequence MCRYILLLVVAVIGIQARSPPITHCPDAMCKMYCENGFKVGADGCEICECNQPSYCSDVTCLMYCEYGFATDADGCEICKCNKPPHCSDVTCNLYCENGFQTGDDGCEICKCNQPSHCSDVTCYMYCDNGFKVGADGCEKCECNKPSRCSDAMCYMNCEHGFEIGADGCEICKCNKPPHCSDAMCYMHCENGFKIGADGCEICECNKPSHCSDVMCAMYCENGFKVGADGCEICECNKPSHCSDAMCYMNCENGFEIGADGCEICQCKKPSHCSDAMCYMNCEHGFEISADGCEICKCNKPPHCPDAMCEMYCENGFKVGPDGCEICECNKPSHCSDAMCYMNCEHGFEIGADGCEICKCNKPPHCSDVTCNLYCEYGYKVGSDGCEKCKCNKRPRVVSRSGRR, from the exons CCCACTGTCCTGATGCTATGTGTAAAATGTACTGTGAAAATGGATTTAAAGTCGGCGCTGATGGATGCGAGATATGTGAATGCAACCAGCCAT CATATTGTTCCGATGTGACATGTCTTATGTACTGTGAATATGGATTTGCAACCGATGCTGATGGTTGCGAGATATGTAAATGCAACAAGCCAC CCCACTGTTCCGATGTCACATGTAATTTGTACTGTGAGAATGGGTTTCAAACTGGTGATGATGGATGCGAGATATGTAAATGCAACCAGCCAT CCCACTGTTCTGATGTTACGTGTTATATGTACTGTGATAATGGCTTTAAAGTTGGTGCTGATGGTTGCGAGAAGTGTGAATGCAACAAGCCAT CTCGTTGTTCCGATGCGATGTGTTATATGAACTGTGAACATGGGTTTGAAATTGGTGCCGATGGCTGTGAGATATGTAAATGTAACAAACCAC CCCACTGTTCCGATGCCATGTGTTATATGCACTGTGAAAACGGATTTAAAATCGGCGCTGACGGATGTGAGATATGCGAATGCAACAAGCCAT CCCATTGTTCTGATGTGATGTGTGCTATGTACTGTGAAAACGGATTTAAAGTCGGCGCTGACGGATGTGAGATATGCGAATGCAACAAGCCAT CTCATTGTTCCGATGCGATGTGCTACatgaactgtgaaaatgggTTTGAAATTGGTGCTGATGGGTGCGAGATATGTCAATGCAAAAAACCAT CCCATTGTTCCGATGCGATGTGTTATATGAACTGTGAACATGGGTTTGAAATTAGTGCTGATGGCTGCGAGATATGTAAATGTAACAAACCAC CTCACTGTCCCGATGCTATGTGTGAAATGTACTGTGAAAACGGATTTAAAGTCGGACCTGATGGATGTGAGATATGTGAATGCAACAAGCCAT CCCATTGTTCCGATGCGATGTGTTATATGAACTGTGAACATGGTTTTGAAATTGGTGCTGATGGCTGCGAGATATGTAAATGCAACAAGCCAC CCCATTGTTCCGATGTGACTTGCAATTTATACTGTGAATATGGATACAAAGTTGGTTCTGATGGATGTGAGAAATGTAAATGCAACAAGCGAC CTCGAGTTGTTTCACGCTCAGGACGAAGATAA
- the LOC134680700 gene encoding cysteine-rich motor neuron 1 protein-like isoform X15 has product MCRYILLLVVAVIGIQARSPPITHCPDAMCKMYCENGFKVGADGCEICECNQPSYCSDVTCLMYCEYGFATDADGCEICKCNKPPHCSDVTCNLYCENGFQTGDDGCEICKCNQPSHCSDVTCYMYCDNGFKVGADGCEKCECNKPSHCSDAMCYMHCENGFKIGADGCEICECNKPSHCSDVMCTMYCENGFKVGTDGCEICECNQPSHCSDVMCAMYCENGFKVGADGCEICECNKPSHCSDAMCYMNCENGFEIGADGCEICQCKKPSHCSDAMCYMNCEHGFEISADGCEICKCNKPPHCPDAMCEMYCENGFKVGPDGCEICECNKPSHCSDAMCYMNCEHGFEIGADGCEICKCNKPPHCSDVTCNLYCEYGYKVGSDGCEKCKCNKRPRVVSRSGRR; this is encoded by the exons CCCACTGTCCTGATGCTATGTGTAAAATGTACTGTGAAAATGGATTTAAAGTCGGCGCTGATGGATGCGAGATATGTGAATGCAACCAGCCAT CATATTGTTCCGATGTGACATGTCTTATGTACTGTGAATATGGATTTGCAACCGATGCTGATGGTTGCGAGATATGTAAATGCAACAAGCCAC CCCACTGTTCCGATGTCACATGTAATTTGTACTGTGAGAATGGGTTTCAAACTGGTGATGATGGATGCGAGATATGTAAATGCAACCAGCCAT CCCACTGTTCTGATGTTACGTGTTATATGTACTGTGATAATGGCTTTAAAGTTGGTGCTGATGGTTGCGAGAAGTGTGAATGCAACAAGCCAT CCCACTGTTCCGATGCCATGTGTTATATGCACTGTGAAAACGGATTTAAAATCGGCGCTGACGGATGTGAGATATGCGAATGCAACAAGCCAT CCCACTGTTCCGATGTGATGTGTACTATGTACTGTGAAAACGGATTTAAAGTCGGTACTGATGGATGTGAGATATGTGAATGCAACCAGCCAT CCCATTGTTCTGATGTGATGTGTGCTATGTACTGTGAAAACGGATTTAAAGTCGGCGCTGACGGATGTGAGATATGCGAATGCAACAAGCCAT CTCATTGTTCCGATGCGATGTGCTACatgaactgtgaaaatgggTTTGAAATTGGTGCTGATGGGTGCGAGATATGTCAATGCAAAAAACCAT CCCATTGTTCCGATGCGATGTGTTATATGAACTGTGAACATGGGTTTGAAATTAGTGCTGATGGCTGCGAGATATGTAAATGTAACAAACCAC CTCACTGTCCCGATGCTATGTGTGAAATGTACTGTGAAAACGGATTTAAAGTCGGACCTGATGGATGTGAGATATGTGAATGCAACAAGCCAT CCCATTGTTCCGATGCGATGTGTTATATGAACTGTGAACATGGTTTTGAAATTGGTGCTGATGGCTGCGAGATATGTAAATGCAACAAGCCAC CCCATTGTTCCGATGTGACTTGCAATTTATACTGTGAATATGGATACAAAGTTGGTTCTGATGGATGTGAGAAATGTAAATGCAACAAGCGAC CTCGAGTTGTTTCACGCTCAGGACGAAGATAA
- the LOC134680700 gene encoding cysteine-rich motor neuron 1 protein-like isoform X1: MCRYILLLVVAVIGIQARSPPITHCPDAMCKMYCENGFKVGADGCEICECNQPSYCSDVTCLMYCEYGFATDADGCEICKCNKPPHCSDVTCNLYCENGFQTGDDGCEICKCNQPSHCSDVTCYMYCDNGFKVGADGCEKCECNKPSRCSDAMCYMNCEHGFEIGADGCEICKCNKPPHCSDAMCYMHCENGFKIGADGCEICECNKPSHCSDAMCYMNCENGFEIGADGCEICRCKKPSHCSDVMCTMYCENGFKVGTDGCEICECNQPSHCSDVMCAMYCENGFKVGADGCEICECNKPSHCSDAMCYMNCENGFEIGADGCEICQCKKPSHCSDAMCYMNCEHGFEISADGCEICKCNKPPHCPDAMCEMYCENGFKVGPDGCEICECNKPSHCSDAMCYMNCEHGFEIGADGCEICKCNKPPHCSDVTCNLYCEYGYKVGSDGCEKCKCNKRPRVVSRSGRR, encoded by the exons CCCACTGTCCTGATGCTATGTGTAAAATGTACTGTGAAAATGGATTTAAAGTCGGCGCTGATGGATGCGAGATATGTGAATGCAACCAGCCAT CATATTGTTCCGATGTGACATGTCTTATGTACTGTGAATATGGATTTGCAACCGATGCTGATGGTTGCGAGATATGTAAATGCAACAAGCCAC CCCACTGTTCCGATGTCACATGTAATTTGTACTGTGAGAATGGGTTTCAAACTGGTGATGATGGATGCGAGATATGTAAATGCAACCAGCCAT CCCACTGTTCTGATGTTACGTGTTATATGTACTGTGATAATGGCTTTAAAGTTGGTGCTGATGGTTGCGAGAAGTGTGAATGCAACAAGCCAT CTCGTTGTTCCGATGCGATGTGTTATATGAACTGTGAACATGGGTTTGAAATTGGTGCCGATGGCTGTGAGATATGTAAATGTAACAAACCAC CCCACTGTTCCGATGCCATGTGTTATATGCACTGTGAAAACGGATTTAAAATCGGCGCTGACGGATGTGAGATATGCGAATGCAACAAGCCAT CCCATTGTTCCGATGCGATGTGTTATatgaactgtgaaaatgggTTTGAAATTGGTGCTGATGGGTGCGAAATATGTCGATGCAAAAAACCAT CCCACTGTTCCGATGTGATGTGTACTATGTACTGTGAAAACGGATTTAAAGTCGGTACTGATGGATGTGAGATATGTGAATGCAACCAGCCAT CCCATTGTTCTGATGTGATGTGTGCTATGTACTGTGAAAACGGATTTAAAGTCGGCGCTGACGGATGTGAGATATGCGAATGCAACAAGCCAT CTCATTGTTCCGATGCGATGTGCTACatgaactgtgaaaatgggTTTGAAATTGGTGCTGATGGGTGCGAGATATGTCAATGCAAAAAACCAT CCCATTGTTCCGATGCGATGTGTTATATGAACTGTGAACATGGGTTTGAAATTAGTGCTGATGGCTGCGAGATATGTAAATGTAACAAACCAC CTCACTGTCCCGATGCTATGTGTGAAATGTACTGTGAAAACGGATTTAAAGTCGGACCTGATGGATGTGAGATATGTGAATGCAACAAGCCAT CCCATTGTTCCGATGCGATGTGTTATATGAACTGTGAACATGGTTTTGAAATTGGTGCTGATGGCTGCGAGATATGTAAATGCAACAAGCCAC CCCATTGTTCCGATGTGACTTGCAATTTATACTGTGAATATGGATACAAAGTTGGTTCTGATGGATGTGAGAAATGTAAATGCAACAAGCGAC CTCGAGTTGTTTCACGCTCAGGACGAAGATAA
- the LOC134680700 gene encoding cysteine-rich motor neuron 1 protein-like isoform X6 produces the protein MCRYILLLVVAVIGIQARSPPITHCPDAMCKMYCENGFKVGADGCEICECNQPSYCSDVTCLMYCEYGFATDADGCEICKCNKPPHCSDVTCNLYCENGFQTGDDGCEICKCNQPSRCSDAMCYMNCEHGFEIGADGCEICKCNKPPHCSDAMCYMHCENGFKIGADGCEICECNKPSHCSDAMCYMNCENGFEIGADGCEICRCKKPSHCSDVMCTMYCENGFKVGTDGCEICECNQPSHCSDVMCAMYCENGFKVGADGCEICECNKPSHCSDAMCYMNCENGFEIGADGCEICQCKKPSHCSDAMCYMNCEHGFEISADGCEICKCNKPPHCPDAMCEMYCENGFKVGPDGCEICECNKPSHCSDAMCYMNCEHGFEIGADGCEICKCNKPPHCSDVTCNLYCEYGYKVGSDGCEKCKCNKRPRVVSRSGRR, from the exons CCCACTGTCCTGATGCTATGTGTAAAATGTACTGTGAAAATGGATTTAAAGTCGGCGCTGATGGATGCGAGATATGTGAATGCAACCAGCCAT CATATTGTTCCGATGTGACATGTCTTATGTACTGTGAATATGGATTTGCAACCGATGCTGATGGTTGCGAGATATGTAAATGCAACAAGCCAC CCCACTGTTCCGATGTCACATGTAATTTGTACTGTGAGAATGGGTTTCAAACTGGTGATGATGGATGCGAGATATGTAAATGCAACCAGCCAT CTCGTTGTTCCGATGCGATGTGTTATATGAACTGTGAACATGGGTTTGAAATTGGTGCCGATGGCTGTGAGATATGTAAATGTAACAAACCAC CCCACTGTTCCGATGCCATGTGTTATATGCACTGTGAAAACGGATTTAAAATCGGCGCTGACGGATGTGAGATATGCGAATGCAACAAGCCAT CCCATTGTTCCGATGCGATGTGTTATatgaactgtgaaaatgggTTTGAAATTGGTGCTGATGGGTGCGAAATATGTCGATGCAAAAAACCAT CCCACTGTTCCGATGTGATGTGTACTATGTACTGTGAAAACGGATTTAAAGTCGGTACTGATGGATGTGAGATATGTGAATGCAACCAGCCAT CCCATTGTTCTGATGTGATGTGTGCTATGTACTGTGAAAACGGATTTAAAGTCGGCGCTGACGGATGTGAGATATGCGAATGCAACAAGCCAT CTCATTGTTCCGATGCGATGTGCTACatgaactgtgaaaatgggTTTGAAATTGGTGCTGATGGGTGCGAGATATGTCAATGCAAAAAACCAT CCCATTGTTCCGATGCGATGTGTTATATGAACTGTGAACATGGGTTTGAAATTAGTGCTGATGGCTGCGAGATATGTAAATGTAACAAACCAC CTCACTGTCCCGATGCTATGTGTGAAATGTACTGTGAAAACGGATTTAAAGTCGGACCTGATGGATGTGAGATATGTGAATGCAACAAGCCAT CCCATTGTTCCGATGCGATGTGTTATATGAACTGTGAACATGGTTTTGAAATTGGTGCTGATGGCTGCGAGATATGTAAATGCAACAAGCCAC CCCATTGTTCCGATGTGACTTGCAATTTATACTGTGAATATGGATACAAAGTTGGTTCTGATGGATGTGAGAAATGTAAATGCAACAAGCGAC CTCGAGTTGTTTCACGCTCAGGACGAAGATAA
- the LOC134680700 gene encoding cysteine-rich motor neuron 1 protein-like isoform X19 has product MCRYILLLVVAVIGIQARSPPITHCPDAMCKMYCENGFKVGADGCEICECNQPSYCSDVTCLMYCEYGFATDADGCEICKCNKPPHCSDVTCNLYCENGFQTGDDGCEICKCNQPSHCSDAMCYMHCENGFKIGADGCEICECNKPSHCSDVMCTMYCENGFKVGTDGCEICECNQPSHCSDVMCAMYCENGFKVGADGCEICECNKPSHCSDAMCYMNCENGFEIGADGCEICQCKKPSHCSDAMCYMNCEHGFEISADGCEICKCNKPPHCPDAMCEMYCENGFKVGPDGCEICECNKPSHCSDAMCYMNCEHGFEIGADGCEICKCNKPPHCSDVTCNLYCEYGYKVGSDGCEKCKCNKRPRVVSRSGRR; this is encoded by the exons CCCACTGTCCTGATGCTATGTGTAAAATGTACTGTGAAAATGGATTTAAAGTCGGCGCTGATGGATGCGAGATATGTGAATGCAACCAGCCAT CATATTGTTCCGATGTGACATGTCTTATGTACTGTGAATATGGATTTGCAACCGATGCTGATGGTTGCGAGATATGTAAATGCAACAAGCCAC CCCACTGTTCCGATGTCACATGTAATTTGTACTGTGAGAATGGGTTTCAAACTGGTGATGATGGATGCGAGATATGTAAATGCAACCAGCCAT CCCACTGTTCCGATGCCATGTGTTATATGCACTGTGAAAACGGATTTAAAATCGGCGCTGACGGATGTGAGATATGCGAATGCAACAAGCCAT CCCACTGTTCCGATGTGATGTGTACTATGTACTGTGAAAACGGATTTAAAGTCGGTACTGATGGATGTGAGATATGTGAATGCAACCAGCCAT CCCATTGTTCTGATGTGATGTGTGCTATGTACTGTGAAAACGGATTTAAAGTCGGCGCTGACGGATGTGAGATATGCGAATGCAACAAGCCAT CTCATTGTTCCGATGCGATGTGCTACatgaactgtgaaaatgggTTTGAAATTGGTGCTGATGGGTGCGAGATATGTCAATGCAAAAAACCAT CCCATTGTTCCGATGCGATGTGTTATATGAACTGTGAACATGGGTTTGAAATTAGTGCTGATGGCTGCGAGATATGTAAATGTAACAAACCAC CTCACTGTCCCGATGCTATGTGTGAAATGTACTGTGAAAACGGATTTAAAGTCGGACCTGATGGATGTGAGATATGTGAATGCAACAAGCCAT CCCATTGTTCCGATGCGATGTGTTATATGAACTGTGAACATGGTTTTGAAATTGGTGCTGATGGCTGCGAGATATGTAAATGCAACAAGCCAC CCCATTGTTCCGATGTGACTTGCAATTTATACTGTGAATATGGATACAAAGTTGGTTCTGATGGATGTGAGAAATGTAAATGCAACAAGCGAC CTCGAGTTGTTTCACGCTCAGGACGAAGATAA